A portion of the Natronococcus sp. AD-5 genome contains these proteins:
- a CDS encoding AGE family epimerase/isomerase, translating to MDTTVRSAFRDERALRGHVLNVLGFYHPAGVDRVHGGYVAQLDEEDGHVYDGRTKHLVATARYAFTHCVGARIDGPRWCRPAAERGLRFLLTEHWDDEAGGYDWILDGTEPRDRNRYCYGHAFALLACAAGTTVGLEGAREGLERTQDLVRDRFWDPDHGLPVAKASPGWSEVEPYRGQNATMHLCEASIAAYEATGESRFLEQAVDLAELVRTPADPDADHGFVWEHYTADWEPDWAYNRDEPEHTFRPWGYQPGHQLEWAKLLGTLDRHRDEAWFVERATELFDAAVEYGWDDDRGGFYYTVDRDGEPLVANRYGWPVAEAIGAAAVLGSRTEDDSYWEWYDDCWAYAHGALVNPRYGNWRTGVTPEGEPLEPRPEPAVEPGYHPIGNAFEAMRAGRETRD from the coding sequence ATGGACACGACGGTACGCTCCGCGTTTCGCGACGAACGGGCGCTCCGCGGTCACGTCCTGAACGTGCTCGGATTCTACCATCCGGCCGGCGTCGACCGCGTCCACGGCGGGTACGTCGCACAGCTGGACGAGGAGGACGGCCACGTCTACGACGGCCGGACGAAACACCTCGTCGCGACGGCCCGGTACGCGTTCACCCACTGCGTCGGCGCGCGGATCGACGGCCCGCGGTGGTGTCGACCCGCGGCCGAACGCGGCCTGCGATTTCTCCTGACCGAGCACTGGGACGACGAGGCGGGCGGGTACGACTGGATTCTGGACGGCACCGAGCCGCGGGACCGGAATCGGTACTGCTACGGCCACGCCTTCGCCCTGCTCGCCTGCGCCGCGGGGACGACCGTCGGCCTCGAGGGCGCGCGAGAGGGGCTCGAGCGGACCCAGGATCTCGTTCGCGACCGATTCTGGGACCCCGACCACGGACTCCCGGTCGCGAAGGCGAGCCCGGGCTGGTCGGAAGTGGAACCCTACCGCGGCCAAAACGCCACCATGCACCTCTGCGAGGCGTCGATCGCCGCCTACGAGGCGACCGGCGAGTCGCGCTTCCTCGAGCAGGCCGTCGACCTCGCGGAGCTGGTTCGAACCCCCGCGGATCCCGACGCCGACCACGGGTTCGTCTGGGAGCACTACACCGCCGACTGGGAGCCCGACTGGGCGTACAACCGCGATGAGCCCGAACACACGTTCCGACCGTGGGGGTACCAGCCGGGCCACCAGCTCGAGTGGGCGAAGCTCCTGGGAACCCTCGATCGCCACCGGGACGAGGCGTGGTTCGTAGAGCGCGCGACCGAGCTGTTCGACGCCGCGGTCGAGTACGGCTGGGACGACGACCGCGGCGGTTTCTACTACACGGTCGATCGAGACGGCGAGCCGCTCGTCGCCAACCGGTACGGGTGGCCGGTCGCGGAGGCGATCGGCGCCGCGGCGGTGCTCGGCTCCCGCACCGAGGACGACTCCTACTGGGAGTGGTACGACGACTGCTGGGCGTACGCCCACGGCGCGCTCGTCAACCCGCGGTACGGCAACTGGCGGACGGGCGTCACGCCCGAGGGGGAGCCGCTCGAGCCGCGTCCGGAGCCGGCGGTCGAACCGGGGTACCACCCGATCGGCAACGCGTTCGAGGCGATGCGCGCCGGACGGGAGACCCGCGACTGA
- a CDS encoding patatin-like phospholipase family protein: MTDDRTQVAIACQGGGSHTAFTAGVLREFLSQWQRREETFELVGISGSSGGAFNALAVWYGLVTGDESTAIAILDELWDDIAANDALDQLFNGWVTAYARLESVGVGFPQVSPHHSPAAKWSQQQLADLLERHVPIGEIPTLCAAEVPNLVVGAVDVNAGEFVTFVNDDVTIDAVLASAAIPGLFESVEIGGHRHWDGLLSQNPPVGDLLSLPGDRTPDELWIIQINPQTRPETPTSLSEIADRRNELAGNISLNQELRIVERINEWIEGGYFDHPGYTTTAVRRIELTGYHQSTKVDRDPDFLEQLAAEGEERAAAFLDDRASE, translated from the coding sequence ATGACCGACGATCGGACGCAGGTGGCGATCGCCTGCCAGGGCGGCGGGAGCCACACCGCCTTCACCGCGGGCGTCCTCCGCGAATTCCTCTCGCAGTGGCAGCGGCGGGAGGAGACGTTCGAGCTGGTCGGAATCAGCGGCAGCTCCGGCGGCGCGTTCAACGCGCTCGCGGTCTGGTACGGACTCGTCACCGGGGACGAGTCGACGGCGATCGCGATCCTCGACGAGCTCTGGGACGACATCGCCGCGAACGACGCCCTCGACCAGCTGTTCAACGGCTGGGTGACGGCGTACGCTCGGCTCGAGAGTGTCGGCGTCGGCTTCCCCCAGGTGAGTCCGCACCACTCGCCCGCGGCCAAGTGGAGCCAGCAGCAACTCGCCGACCTCCTCGAGCGCCACGTTCCCATCGGAGAGATTCCCACCCTCTGTGCGGCCGAGGTGCCGAACCTGGTCGTCGGCGCGGTCGACGTCAACGCCGGCGAGTTCGTGACGTTCGTCAACGACGACGTCACGATCGACGCCGTCCTCGCCTCGGCCGCGATACCGGGACTGTTCGAGTCCGTCGAAATAGGCGGCCACCGCCACTGGGACGGACTGCTCTCACAGAACCCGCCGGTCGGGGACCTGCTCTCCCTTCCCGGCGACCGGACGCCCGACGAGCTGTGGATTATCCAGATCAACCCCCAGACCCGGCCGGAGACGCCGACCTCGCTTTCCGAGATCGCCGACAGGCGCAACGAACTCGCGGGCAACATCTCGCTGAACCAGGAGCTTCGCATCGTCGAACGGATCAACGAGTGGATCGAGGGCGGCTACTTCGACCACCCGGGGTACACGACGACGGCGGTCAGGCGCATCGAGCTGACGGGCTACCACCAGTCGACCAAGGTCGACCGCGATCCCGACTTTCTCGAGCAACTCGCGGCCGAAGGCGAGGAACGGGCCGCGGCGTTTCTCGACGACCGGGCGTCGGAGTGA
- the cysS gene encoding cysteine--tRNA ligase, whose product MTLHVTNTLTGEKEPFEPQDPENVLLYYCGLTVSDPPHLGHARSWVHVDVMHRWLEHLGYGVRHVENFTDVNEKIVARVGEDDLGEDEADVAAAYIERTLADMRSLNLLRAEVYPRVSEHVPEIVDLIETLIEKGYAYESDGSVYFDVTEFDGYGALSNQDLEEIESQGDPDERSEKRNPADFALWKADGVEPDAIEEHRHEGAAPAEEACGTALTWDSPWGEGRPGWHVECSAMSMTHLGETLDIHVGGRDLVFPHHENEIAQSEAATDRRFAKYWLHCELFQMGDEKMSSSLGNFVTVDDAVDRWGTNVLRTFLTAGAYNNAQLYSDETIAEAEERWDRLERAYEAAVDVVDSPDVSAKVADEDLREAVADAREEFAAAMNDDFNTREAQSALLEIATAINRHLEDADESDYRGLRRALETLEELGGVLGLSFEGDADGTADLAGDVVELVLDVREHERESGNYERADELRDELEALGIEVQDTDDGPTYRLPSGDE is encoded by the coding sequence ATGACCCTGCACGTGACGAACACGTTGACGGGCGAGAAGGAGCCGTTCGAGCCACAGGACCCCGAGAACGTTCTCCTCTACTACTGTGGTCTGACGGTCTCCGACCCGCCCCACCTGGGCCACGCGCGCTCGTGGGTCCACGTCGACGTCATGCACCGCTGGCTCGAGCACCTCGGCTACGGCGTGCGTCACGTCGAGAACTTCACCGACGTCAACGAGAAGATCGTCGCCCGCGTCGGCGAGGACGACCTCGGCGAGGACGAGGCCGACGTCGCGGCGGCGTACATCGAGCGGACGCTCGCGGACATGCGCTCGCTCAACCTCCTGCGCGCGGAGGTCTACCCTCGCGTCTCCGAGCACGTCCCCGAGATCGTCGACCTCATCGAGACCCTGATCGAGAAGGGCTACGCCTACGAGTCCGACGGTTCGGTCTACTTCGACGTCACCGAGTTCGACGGGTACGGCGCGCTCTCGAACCAGGATCTCGAAGAGATCGAGTCCCAGGGCGATCCCGACGAACGCTCGGAGAAGCGAAACCCGGCGGACTTCGCCCTCTGGAAGGCCGACGGCGTCGAACCGGACGCGATCGAAGAGCACCGCCACGAGGGCGCGGCGCCCGCCGAGGAGGCCTGCGGGACGGCCCTGACCTGGGACTCGCCGTGGGGCGAGGGCCGGCCCGGCTGGCACGTCGAGTGTTCGGCGATGAGCATGACCCACCTCGGCGAAACCCTCGATATCCACGTCGGCGGCCGAGATCTGGTCTTCCCCCACCACGAGAACGAGATCGCCCAGTCCGAGGCGGCGACCGACCGCCGGTTCGCGAAGTACTGGCTCCACTGCGAACTGTTCCAGATGGGCGACGAGAAGATGTCCTCGAGCCTCGGTAACTTCGTCACCGTCGACGACGCCGTCGACCGGTGGGGGACGAACGTCCTCCGGACCTTCCTCACCGCCGGCGCGTACAACAACGCGCAGCTCTACTCGGACGAGACGATCGCTGAGGCCGAAGAGCGGTGGGATCGCCTCGAGCGCGCCTACGAAGCGGCCGTCGACGTCGTCGACTCGCCCGACGTGAGCGCGAAGGTCGCGGACGAGGACCTCCGCGAGGCCGTCGCCGACGCCCGCGAGGAGTTCGCGGCCGCGATGAACGACGACTTCAACACCCGCGAGGCCCAGTCGGCGCTGCTGGAAATCGCGACGGCGATCAACCGCCACCTCGAGGACGCCGACGAGTCCGACTACCGCGGGCTGCGCCGGGCGCTCGAGACGCTCGAGGAACTGGGCGGCGTCCTCGGGCTCTCGTTCGAGGGCGACGCCGACGGCACCGCGGACCTCGCGGGCGACGTCGTCGA
- a CDS encoding PH domain-containing protein, with translation MESLHPRIRILWIAQTAIVAIVLGAVLGAVDRWIASVPTVGLAVVVGAAVAVGAAYAIRLYQVWQFELQPDALYLERGVVTFVETAVPFVRVQHVDTQFGPVERALGLSSVVVYTAGSRNADVRIPGLRPNRARDLQDTLRELAVESEAEDAV, from the coding sequence ATGGAGTCGCTTCATCCGCGTATCAGGATCCTCTGGATCGCCCAGACGGCGATCGTGGCGATCGTTCTCGGCGCCGTGCTCGGCGCCGTCGATCGGTGGATCGCGTCCGTCCCGACCGTCGGACTGGCGGTCGTGGTCGGCGCCGCGGTCGCCGTCGGCGCCGCGTACGCCATCCGGCTCTACCAGGTCTGGCAGTTCGAACTCCAGCCGGACGCGCTCTACCTCGAACGCGGCGTCGTCACGTTCGTCGAGACCGCCGTCCCGTTCGTCCGCGTCCAGCACGTCGACACGCAGTTCGGGCCCGTCGAACGGGCGCTCGGGCTCTCGAGCGTCGTCGTCTACACGGCCGGTTCGCGGAACGCGGACGTCCGAATCCCCGGACTGCGGCCGAACCGGGCGCGGGACCTGCAGGATACGCTCCGCGAACTCGCCGTCGAGAGCGAGGCTGAAGACGCCGTATGA
- a CDS encoding PH domain-containing protein, whose translation MNRLHPFSAAAYAVQYGLLWLWVPVVLVIGLAGVVDPVGMAWSPLVALLGFLLGAGYGVAYYYRFGYAVTPDTFDVASGVFARRSREIPYRRIQNVDVRQGVLQRLLGLAVVTVETAGGGDSEAALNFVSKTDADRLRHQIRRRTARVNDRSDAPSTGSTESKLTAETPPEGVKSGERTEASETDRRAADRRSIPSSDRRREPRRKRLFALESRELLLYSLTTLRPAAVAAIGFVFFLATDTVLEALVALSRPFGGPADLATGDARSYGVLTVVSMIHGIVVTYLVSVAYTFATYYDFRLGRVGDDFVYERGLLQRYSGSIPVGKVQSVTVTDNPIQRAIEYAGLWVETAGYGPDSSGGSQSAVPLARTSRVHRFTESLAGVETPTFEGPPPLARRRYLVRYSLIAAATVAIGFAIARVTPLERWYLAAVVFAAVPPAAHLRYVHLGYYVGEEHLVIRRGFWRRRTTVIPYYRIQTVTTRRSIFQRRLGLASLVVDTASSRTFFWATPAVYDVDLEDARGAHETGRKNLQTALRERARSDDVGLSVDFT comes from the coding sequence ATGAACCGACTCCATCCGTTCAGCGCGGCCGCGTACGCCGTCCAGTACGGACTGCTCTGGCTCTGGGTTCCCGTCGTTCTCGTCATCGGACTCGCGGGCGTCGTCGATCCCGTCGGGATGGCGTGGTCGCCGCTCGTCGCGCTGCTCGGATTCCTCCTCGGCGCCGGCTACGGCGTCGCGTACTACTATCGGTTCGGATACGCCGTCACGCCGGACACGTTCGACGTCGCCTCCGGCGTGTTCGCCCGCCGGTCCCGCGAGATCCCGTACCGGCGGATCCAGAACGTCGACGTGCGGCAAGGCGTGCTGCAGCGACTGCTCGGCCTCGCCGTCGTCACCGTCGAGACGGCCGGCGGCGGGGACAGCGAGGCGGCGCTGAACTTCGTCAGCAAGACGGACGCCGACAGATTACGGCACCAGATTCGTCGTCGGACGGCCCGGGTGAACGACCGCTCCGACGCGCCCTCGACCGGGTCGACGGAGTCGAAGCTAACGGCGGAGACACCGCCGGAGGGCGTGAAGTCGGGTGAGCGGACGGAGGCGAGCGAAACCGATCGTCGAGCCGCGGATCGGCGATCGATTCCGTCGTCCGACCGCCGTCGTGAGCCCCGGCGAAAGCGGCTGTTCGCCCTCGAGTCGCGGGAACTCCTCCTGTACTCGCTGACGACGCTGCGACCCGCCGCGGTCGCGGCGATCGGGTTCGTGTTCTTCCTCGCGACCGACACGGTTCTCGAGGCGCTCGTCGCCCTCTCGCGGCCGTTCGGCGGTCCGGCGGACCTCGCGACCGGCGACGCGCGGAGTTACGGCGTCCTGACGGTCGTCTCGATGATCCACGGGATCGTCGTCACCTACCTGGTCAGCGTCGCCTACACGTTCGCGACGTACTACGACTTCCGGCTCGGCCGCGTCGGCGACGACTTCGTCTACGAGCGCGGCCTCCTCCAGCGCTACAGCGGCTCGATTCCGGTCGGGAAGGTGCAGTCGGTGACGGTCACCGACAACCCGATCCAGCGCGCGATCGAGTACGCCGGCCTGTGGGTCGAAACGGCCGGCTACGGACCGGACAGCAGCGGCGGCAGCCAGTCGGCCGTCCCGCTCGCCCGAACGTCCCGCGTTCACCGGTTCACCGAGAGCCTCGCGGGCGTCGAGACGCCGACGTTCGAGGGGCCGCCGCCGCTCGCGCGCCGCCGGTACCTCGTCCGGTACTCGTTGATCGCCGCCGCGACCGTCGCGATAGGCTTCGCAATCGCCCGGGTGACGCCGCTCGAGCGCTGGTACCTCGCCGCGGTCGTCTTCGCGGCGGTGCCGCCGGCGGCGCACCTGCGGTACGTCCACCTCGGCTACTACGTCGGCGAGGAGCACCTGGTGATTCGACGCGGGTTCTGGCGCCGACGAACGACCGTCATCCCGTACTACCGCATCCAGACCGTCACGACGCGGCGGTCGATCTTCCAGCGCCGCCTCGGACTGGCGTCGCTGGTCGTCGACACCGCCAGTTCCCGTACGTTCTTCTGGGCGACGCCGGCGGTCTACGACGTCGACCTCGAGGACGCTCGAGGCGCTCACGAGACGGGGCGGAAGAACCTGCAGACGGCCCTGCGAGAGCGCGCTCGTTCCGACGACGTCGGCCTTTCGGTGGACTTCACCTGA
- a CDS encoding DUF7523 family protein — MSLASETRTAVDEHPFLVAALRAGVVNYTAAARYLDVDGEVDAVATAIRRYAEELPAFETDARDVRVRMESGITPISADGSHPETALLAVGGTSFRTDGGELTAIVATGAVDTTALAESLQRLSLAEIAPVAAGVSEGAMMLIVERLEGANALRAVEDALERVPAT; from the coding sequence ATGTCACTCGCAAGCGAGACGCGCACCGCGGTCGACGAACACCCGTTTCTCGTGGCCGCGCTGCGGGCCGGCGTGGTGAACTACACCGCGGCCGCCCGATACCTCGACGTCGACGGCGAGGTCGACGCGGTGGCGACGGCGATTCGCCGGTACGCCGAGGAACTGCCGGCGTTCGAGACCGACGCGCGCGACGTCCGCGTCAGGATGGAGAGCGGGATCACCCCGATCTCGGCGGACGGTTCGCACCCGGAAACGGCGCTGCTCGCCGTCGGCGGAACGTCGTTCCGGACCGACGGCGGCGAGCTGACCGCGATCGTCGCGACCGGCGCCGTCGATACGACCGCCCTCGCGGAGTCGCTGCAGCGGCTCTCGCTCGCGGAGATCGCGCCGGTCGCCGCCGGCGTGAGCGAGGGCGCGATGATGCTCATCGTCGAGCGCCTCGAGGGGGCGAACGCGCTGCGCGCGGTCGAGGACGCGCTCGAGCGCGTTCCCGCGACGTAG
- a CDS encoding BolA family protein: MKPDDVEAVIESALEDADATVTHARDEHDDDHLAATVVSPAFEELPLVQQHQRVYDALDDHMTTDIHALELSTYTPEEYEELE, encoded by the coding sequence ATGAAGCCCGACGACGTCGAGGCGGTCATCGAATCGGCACTCGAGGACGCCGACGCGACGGTTACGCACGCGCGCGACGAACACGACGACGACCACCTCGCGGCGACGGTCGTCTCGCCGGCCTTCGAGGAACTCCCGCTGGTTCAGCAACACCAGCGGGTCTACGACGCGCTCGACGATCACATGACGACCGACATCCACGCGCTCGAGCTCTCGACGTACACGCCCGAGGAGTACGAGGAACTCGAGTAG